One window of Tenacibaculum maritimum NCIMB 2154 genomic DNA carries:
- the rny gene encoding ribonuclease Y — protein MDGMILPILLGVFIGLAIGFIVAKFLEKTKASKLIASTRKEAGAIIKEAKVEAESIKKDKILQAKEKFIELKSEHEKVILSREKKMADVEKRIRDKESQVSSELDRNKKLSKSLENKENDFNYKLEFLDKKESEIEKLHKRHVDMLEQISGLSADEAKTELVASLKDEAKTDAMAFIQNAIEEAKLTAEQEARKVILGTIQRVGVEQAVENCVSVFNLESDDVKGRIIGREGRNIRALEAATGVEIIVDDTPEAIILSCFDPVRREIARLAMHKLVTDGRIHPARIEEIVKKTEKQINQEIIEVGKRTVIDLGIHGLHPELVKTVGRMKYRSSYGQNLLQHSREVANLCGIMAAEMGLNAKAAKRAGLLHDIGKVPDTESELPHALLGMQWAEKHGEKPDVCNAIGAHHDEIEMKSLIAPIVQVCDAISGARPGARRQVLDSYIQRLKDLEDIAFGFTGVQKAYAIQAGRELRVMVESAKVNDTKAAELSFNISQKIQNDMTYPGQVKVTVIRETRAVNVAK, from the coding sequence ATGGATGGAATGATACTACCTATATTATTAGGAGTTTTTATTGGATTAGCTATTGGATTTATAGTAGCTAAGTTTTTAGAGAAGACAAAAGCAAGCAAACTTATTGCGAGTACAAGAAAAGAAGCTGGAGCAATTATAAAGGAAGCAAAAGTAGAAGCTGAATCGATAAAAAAAGATAAAATTCTTCAAGCGAAAGAAAAGTTTATAGAATTAAAATCAGAGCATGAAAAAGTAATTCTTTCTAGAGAAAAGAAAATGGCGGATGTTGAAAAACGTATTAGAGATAAAGAGTCACAAGTATCTTCTGAATTAGATAGGAATAAAAAATTATCTAAATCTTTAGAAAATAAAGAGAATGACTTTAATTATAAATTAGAGTTTTTAGATAAGAAAGAATCTGAAATAGAAAAATTGCATAAAAGACATGTTGATATGCTAGAGCAAATTTCTGGTTTATCAGCAGATGAAGCAAAAACCGAATTAGTTGCTTCCTTAAAAGATGAGGCAAAAACGGATGCAATGGCTTTTATTCAAAACGCTATTGAAGAAGCAAAACTGACAGCTGAGCAGGAAGCTCGGAAGGTTATCTTAGGAACAATACAAAGAGTAGGGGTAGAGCAAGCTGTTGAAAATTGTGTATCAGTATTTAATTTGGAGTCTGATGATGTAAAAGGAAGAATTATTGGTAGAGAAGGTAGAAATATCAGGGCTTTAGAAGCTGCTACTGGGGTAGAAATAATAGTAGATGATACACCTGAAGCAATTATATTATCGTGTTTTGACCCAGTTCGTAGAGAGATAGCTCGTTTGGCAATGCATAAACTTGTTACGGATGGTAGAATTCATCCGGCAAGAATAGAAGAAATTGTTAAAAAGACAGAAAAACAGATTAATCAAGAAATTATAGAAGTAGGTAAGCGTACTGTAATTGATTTAGGAATTCATGGACTGCATCCAGAATTGGTAAAAACAGTAGGAAGGATGAAGTATCGTTCTTCTTATGGACAAAATTTATTACAACACTCTCGTGAAGTGGCAAATTTATGCGGAATCATGGCCGCTGAAATGGGCTTAAATGCGAAAGCAGCGAAAAGAGCAGGTTTACTGCATGATATAGGGAAAGTACCAGATACAGAAAGCGAATTACCACACGCATTATTAGGTATGCAGTGGGCAGAGAAACATGGAGAAAAACCGGATGTTTGTAATGCGATTGGGGCGCACCATGACGAAATAGAGATGAAGAGTTTAATAGCGCCAATAGTTCAGGTTTGCGATGCTATTTCAGGAGCTAGACCAGGAGCACGTCGTCAAGTTTTAGATTCATATATCCAACGATTAAAAGATCTAGAAGATATTGCATTTGGTTTTACGGGAGTTCAAAAAGCATATGCTATTCAAGCAGGTCGAGAATTGCGAGTAATGGTTGAAAGCGCAAAAGTAAATGATACAAAGGCAGCGGAACTTTCATTTAATATTTCTCAGAAAATACAAAATGATATGACTTATCCAGGACAGGTTAAGGTAACGGTAATTAGAGAAACAAGAGCTGTTAATGTTGCGAAGTAA
- a CDS encoding MFS transporter, giving the protein MNSSKSILPIIILSQFCCTSLWFAGNGIMEDLTTTFNLSKGATADLTAAVQFGFILGTLIFAILAISDRFSPSKVFFASAVSASFFNLGMILECNYSTSIISFRFFTGFFLAGIYPVGMKIASDYYQKGLGRSLGFLVGALVLGTAFPHLLKGVTNTISWKLILITTSSLAIFGGSLILLMVPDGPHRKPNQKLNLIAFFKVFEVKKFRTAAFGYFGHMWELYAFWAFIPIMLNTYQSIHAKTISNIPLLSFLIIGVGSIACIFSGYLAELIGIKRTARITLLLSGLCCLISPLMFNVASKNLFILYMFFWGIVVIADSPLFSTLVAQNVPSEIKGTALTIVNCIGFSLTIISLQLIQQMSGLTPPSTTYLILAIGPILGVLYLKK; this is encoded by the coding sequence GTGAATTCTTCTAAATCAATACTGCCTATCATTATACTTTCCCAATTTTGCTGCACTTCTCTTTGGTTTGCTGGCAATGGAATTATGGAAGACCTCACAACCACTTTTAATTTATCGAAAGGAGCTACAGCAGATCTTACTGCCGCTGTACAGTTCGGCTTTATTCTTGGAACGCTCATTTTTGCTATTCTAGCAATTTCTGATCGTTTTTCTCCTTCGAAAGTTTTTTTTGCTAGTGCAGTCTCGGCTTCCTTCTTTAATTTGGGAATGATATTAGAGTGCAATTATTCGACCAGTATTATTAGCTTTCGCTTTTTTACTGGTTTTTTCCTCGCAGGAATTTATCCTGTTGGAATGAAAATAGCATCAGATTACTATCAGAAGGGACTAGGAAGATCGCTTGGATTCCTTGTAGGGGCACTAGTACTAGGAACTGCATTTCCACACTTACTAAAAGGGGTTACGAATACTATTTCTTGGAAACTGATACTAATAACAACTTCTTCTTTAGCCATATTCGGAGGGAGTTTAATACTCTTGATGGTTCCTGACGGTCCGCATAGAAAACCTAATCAAAAATTAAATTTAATCGCGTTCTTTAAAGTTTTCGAAGTAAAAAAATTTAGGACTGCTGCTTTTGGTTATTTCGGCCATATGTGGGAGCTTTACGCTTTTTGGGCATTTATCCCTATAATGCTTAACACTTATCAAAGCATCCACGCTAAAACTATATCTAACATCCCGTTGCTATCTTTTTTAATTATAGGAGTAGGAAGTATTGCTTGTATCTTTAGCGGTTACTTAGCCGAGTTGATAGGCATCAAAAGAACTGCCCGCATTACTTTGCTTCTCTCTGGCTTATGTTGTCTTATTTCTCCTTTAATGTTTAATGTGGCCTCTAAAAATCTTTTTATTCTATATATGTTTTTCTGGGGAATTGTGGTCATCGCCGACTCTCCCTTATTTTCCACCTTAGTAGCACAAAATGTTCCTTCTGAAATAAAAGGTACCGCGCTCACAATTGTAAACTGTATCGGATTTTCACTTACAATAATCAGTCTCCAACTCATTCAGCAAATGAGTGGATTAACCCCTCCTAGTACCACTTATCTAATCTTAGCGATAGGTCCTATTCTAGGAGTACTGTATTTAAAAAAATAA
- a CDS encoding cysteine desulfurase family protein, with amino-acid sequence MKDSFIYLDYNASTPNDPKVINAMLPFLTNHYGNPSSIHKEGQKAKDAIEKARMQVANSIGCSTNEIIFTSGGTESNNHAIIGTAMSLKNKGNHIITSSIEHPAVIEVCKYLESQGFKITYLNVNKDGIIDLNDLKNTISSKTILITIMHANNETGSIQPIEKIGMIAKEHGIPLHTDASQSFGKIKVDVKELNVNLLTLAGHKVYAPKGIGALYIKKGTPINKLMHGAKHEYNKRPGTESTMLIVGLGAAAQLATEKLHENKKHMESIRNYLLKKLTLLKVKSIVNSNLTKTLPNTLNISFKNCNSNTIIHKLKDKLALSSGSACHAGSANVSPILKATLCDFTYAKGTFRFSVGKNTSKEEIDNAILLLTKEIVP; translated from the coding sequence ATGAAAGATTCCTTTATTTATCTCGACTATAATGCTTCAACTCCAAATGATCCTAAAGTTATCAATGCAATGCTTCCTTTTCTTACAAATCATTATGGAAACCCTTCTAGCATCCATAAAGAAGGACAAAAGGCAAAAGACGCTATCGAAAAAGCTCGTATGCAGGTAGCTAACTCAATAGGATGCTCTACTAATGAAATCATATTTACCAGCGGAGGTACAGAATCTAATAATCACGCTATTATTGGAACTGCAATGTCTCTAAAAAACAAGGGGAATCATATCATCACTTCATCAATAGAACATCCTGCCGTCATAGAAGTTTGTAAATATTTGGAGTCTCAAGGTTTCAAAATCACTTACCTGAATGTTAACAAAGATGGAATTATAGACCTTAATGATTTAAAAAATACCATTTCTTCAAAAACTATTCTAATCACTATCATGCATGCAAATAACGAAACTGGAAGCATTCAGCCTATAGAGAAAATTGGTATGATTGCAAAAGAGCATGGCATACCCCTCCACACAGACGCTTCTCAAAGCTTTGGAAAAATAAAAGTCGATGTGAAAGAATTAAATGTAAATTTACTTACTCTCGCTGGTCATAAAGTATATGCCCCTAAAGGAATTGGAGCCTTATATATCAAAAAAGGTACCCCTATAAATAAATTAATGCATGGCGCAAAACACGAGTATAATAAACGTCCTGGAACAGAAAGTACAATGCTTATTGTTGGGTTAGGAGCTGCCGCACAATTAGCTACTGAGAAGCTCCATGAAAACAAAAAGCACATGGAAAGTATTAGGAATTACTTATTAAAAAAATTAACTCTATTAAAGGTAAAATCAATTGTTAATAGCAACTTAACTAAAACCCTCCCTAACACTCTTAATATCAGCTTTAAAAATTGTAATTCAAACACAATCATTCATAAGCTTAAAGATAAACTGGCACTCTCCTCAGGATCTGCATGCCATGCAGGAAGCGCAAACGTATCCCCTATCTTAAAAGCTACGCTATGTGATTTTACATATGCAAAGGGCACTTTTCGATTTTCTGTAGGAAAAAATACTTCTAAAGAAGAAATTGACAATGCTATTTTATTATTAACTAAAGAAATTGTTCCTTGA
- a CDS encoding MFS transporter — MENKTIQLGLKENWKQFTLLLIINAFVGGMVGLERTILPKLAEEEFLIVSTSAIFSFIIVFGLTKAIANYFTGMLANSVGRKNLLIIGWLIAIPIPFILMYAQHWNWIIFANLLLGINQGLAWSSTVVMKIDLVGEKHRGFAMGLNESFGYFSIALVAFTTGWIASEYGLRPYPFYQGILFVILGLFLSVFFIKDTARHVATESNDNKNTPLHNIFWETTWKNNNLGAISQAGFINNLNDGMIWGILPVILANRGFSLKDIAIIVATYPAIWGIGQLITGKLSDHHNKKTMLFIGMALQGISLLAMFWATNYIQFIILSAGLGAGTAIVYPTFLSAIASFTTPKQRAQSIGVFRLWRDLGYAFGALLTILITHFFKVDITIIAIGILTLLSAIIIKIRMT, encoded by the coding sequence ATGGAAAATAAAACTATACAACTAGGCTTAAAAGAAAACTGGAAACAATTTACATTATTATTAATAATTAATGCTTTTGTTGGAGGTATGGTAGGACTGGAACGTACCATACTCCCAAAATTAGCAGAAGAAGAATTTTTGATTGTTTCTACTTCAGCTATATTCTCTTTTATTATTGTTTTTGGACTCACAAAAGCTATTGCCAACTACTTTACAGGAATGCTTGCTAATAGTGTGGGACGTAAAAATCTATTAATTATAGGATGGCTGATAGCAATTCCTATTCCATTTATCTTAATGTATGCACAACATTGGAATTGGATTATTTTTGCAAATTTACTACTTGGAATTAATCAGGGTTTAGCTTGGTCAAGCACTGTGGTAATGAAAATTGATTTGGTTGGAGAAAAGCATAGAGGGTTTGCAATGGGACTTAACGAATCTTTCGGTTATTTTTCTATTGCTCTAGTTGCCTTTACTACAGGCTGGATTGCTTCTGAATACGGATTGCGCCCGTATCCTTTCTACCAAGGAATTCTCTTTGTCATACTAGGCTTATTCTTAAGCGTCTTCTTTATCAAAGACACTGCAAGACACGTAGCTACGGAATCCAATGATAATAAAAATACGCCACTTCATAATATCTTTTGGGAAACTACTTGGAAAAACAATAATTTAGGTGCTATTTCTCAAGCAGGCTTTATCAACAACCTTAACGATGGTATGATTTGGGGAATACTACCTGTTATCTTGGCTAATAGAGGATTTTCTCTAAAAGATATTGCCATTATCGTAGCAACTTACCCTGCTATATGGGGGATCGGACAATTAATTACAGGAAAACTATCTGATCATCACAACAAAAAAACAATGTTATTTATAGGTATGGCACTGCAAGGAATCTCCCTACTTGCCATGTTTTGGGCTACTAACTATATACAATTCATTATATTGTCTGCTGGTTTAGGTGCTGGTACAGCCATTGTATATCCTACTTTTTTATCTGCTATCGCTAGTTTTACAACTCCTAAACAAAGAGCTCAAAGCATTGGTGTTTTTAGGCTATGGAGAGATTTAGGTTATGCATTTGGTGCGTTATTAACTATCCTTATAACACATTTCTTTAAAGTGGATATCACTATTATTGCTATAGGTATTTTAACATTATTATCTGCTATCATCATAAAAATAAGAATGACCTAA
- a CDS encoding MBL fold metallo-hydrolase, whose protein sequence is MDLKNKNTIKVEELRILLEKKLPVQILDVRTKEEREEWSIPESIFVDVYTDLKAGRKNLFSHLNLSKDIPIVTLCAAGKTSLIATEQLRDKGMEAYSLDGGMREWTAAWNTAQIADSSKTNIIQVRRAGKGCLSYILENNGEAIVIDASLKPDIYIAIASSNSWKIKYVIDTHIHADHFSRSNALANLIKATLLLPKQQLVSYKFNEVSNGDIIKFGNAKLKAIHTPGHTPESFSYLLNEESLFSGDTLFVDGVGRPDLKATTAISKLKAKSLYESLQNLFTLDALTMVYPGHISAPIPFNNEIISKSLKNIKKEVHMLQLNEQEFISNLLQKIPETPPNYEEIVSLNLAGNANHINLTELEAGANRCAIS, encoded by the coding sequence ATGGACTTAAAAAATAAAAATACTATTAAGGTTGAAGAGCTTAGAATTTTACTAGAAAAAAAATTGCCTGTTCAAATACTAGACGTACGCACTAAAGAAGAACGAGAAGAATGGAGCATCCCTGAAAGCATATTTGTAGATGTATATACTGATTTAAAAGCTGGTAGAAAAAATCTTTTTTCTCATTTAAATCTTTCCAAAGATATTCCTATAGTAACACTTTGTGCAGCAGGAAAAACAAGTTTAATTGCAACAGAACAGCTGCGAGATAAAGGAATGGAAGCTTATTCACTAGATGGAGGTATGCGCGAATGGACTGCTGCCTGGAATACCGCTCAAATAGCAGACTCTTCGAAAACCAATATCATCCAAGTCCGAAGGGCAGGAAAAGGATGCTTATCTTATATTTTAGAAAACAATGGGGAAGCCATTGTCATAGATGCTTCTTTAAAACCCGACATTTACATAGCAATTGCTTCCTCAAATAGTTGGAAAATCAAGTACGTAATTGATACTCACATCCATGCAGATCATTTCTCTAGAAGCAATGCATTAGCGAACCTTATAAAAGCGACTTTATTACTCCCAAAACAACAGCTTGTAAGCTACAAATTTAACGAAGTTAGCAATGGAGATATTATTAAATTTGGGAATGCTAAATTAAAAGCAATTCATACACCTGGCCACACTCCTGAAAGTTTTTCTTACTTATTAAATGAAGAAAGTTTATTCTCAGGTGATACCTTGTTTGTAGATGGAGTTGGAAGACCCGATTTAAAAGCTACAACTGCTATCTCTAAATTAAAAGCTAAATCTTTATATGAATCTCTTCAAAACCTATTTACTCTTGATGCTTTAACAATGGTTTATCCTGGTCATATCAGTGCACCTATCCCCTTTAACAATGAAATTATTAGTAAAAGCTTAAAAAACATAAAAAAAGAAGTTCATATGCTTCAGCTTAATGAACAGGAATTTATCTCTAATTTATTGCAAAAAATACCCGAAACACCACCTAATTACGAAGAAATAGTTTCCCTAAATTTAGCAGGAAACGCCAATCATATAAACTTAACAGAACTAGAAGCTGGTGCTAATCGCTGTGCTATATCTTAA
- a CDS encoding ArsR/SmtB family transcription factor yields the protein MNKHEFKSSIYQEISNVGKALSNPHRLRILNLISQDDYSVEQIATEINASIANASQHLQVLKKVKLLKTSKKGHYVIYSLSNKNVYTLWNALQTFSLENNSEIQTILKNFRTTTFSESPSITADEIVEKNILNDLYFLDVRPEREFRKEAIANANSIPITELKKELHQLPKNKQIVVYCRGPLCLFADEAVHFLKENGYDAIRLEEEVLDWKQKGLPVK from the coding sequence ATGAATAAACACGAGTTTAAAAGTAGCATTTACCAAGAAATTTCAAATGTAGGGAAAGCACTGTCCAACCCTCATAGATTAAGAATACTCAATTTAATTTCTCAAGATGACTACTCTGTAGAGCAAATTGCTACTGAAATTAACGCCTCCATAGCCAATGCTTCTCAGCATTTGCAGGTATTAAAAAAGGTTAAGTTATTAAAAACTTCAAAAAAAGGACATTATGTTATTTATTCTTTAAGTAATAAAAATGTATATACCCTTTGGAATGCTTTACAAACGTTTAGTTTGGAAAACAATTCAGAGATTCAAACCATTTTAAAAAACTTTAGAACAACTACTTTTTCAGAAAGCCCTTCAATAACTGCTGATGAAATTGTAGAGAAAAATATATTAAATGATCTATATTTTCTAGACGTTCGTCCTGAAAGAGAATTCCGAAAGGAGGCCATTGCAAATGCAAATTCGATTCCCATTACAGAATTAAAAAAAGAACTCCATCAACTTCCCAAAAACAAACAGATAGTTGTTTACTGTAGAGGGCCTTTATGCTTATTTGCCGATGAAGCTGTGCATTTTTTAAAAGAAAATGGTTATGATGCAATACGATTGGAAGAGGAAGTTTTAGATTGGAAACAAAAAGGATTACCTGTTAAATAA
- a CDS encoding Crp/Fnr family transcriptional regulator, producing the protein MLNVIVSYIARYIELNKEEIEVIKDLIRIEVFKKGTLLLKKGEVAESYYFNVKGCIRLYYMVNGEEKTTFFYTENQFVSSIKSFTRQVPSNHFFECEEDCILGVLSYEAEKKLLRKFPKFEQLYKVILEEQLSHYQEVLSSFITTKPEERYKSFLKSHPALVQRIPQYKLASYLGIAPESLSRIKRRIAEQNSSKDV; encoded by the coding sequence ATGCTAAATGTAATAGTGAGTTATATAGCTAGGTATATAGAGCTTAATAAAGAAGAAATTGAGGTTATAAAAGATTTAATTAGAATTGAAGTGTTTAAAAAAGGAACTCTTCTGCTAAAGAAAGGAGAGGTGGCAGAATCATATTATTTTAATGTAAAAGGTTGTATTCGGTTGTATTACATGGTAAATGGAGAAGAGAAGACTACTTTTTTTTATACAGAAAATCAATTTGTAAGTTCTATTAAAAGCTTTACAAGGCAAGTTCCTTCTAATCATTTTTTTGAATGCGAGGAAGATTGCATATTGGGAGTTTTATCATATGAAGCAGAAAAAAAATTATTAAGAAAGTTTCCGAAATTTGAACAGTTGTATAAAGTAATTTTAGAAGAACAATTGAGTCATTATCAAGAGGTATTGTCATCTTTTATTACTACTAAGCCAGAGGAAAGGTATAAAAGTTTTTTAAAATCGCATCCAGCATTGGTGCAAAGAATTCCTCAGTACAAATTAGCTTCTTATTTAGGAATTGCACCAGAATCATTAAGTAGAATCAAAAGAAGGATAGCGGAACAAAATAGTAGTAAGGATGTTTAA
- a CDS encoding LysR substrate-binding domain-containing protein — translation MIPISYQLELRHLKYFLAVAESLHYRKAAETLYISQPGLSRQIKQLEDNLGIQLFERHNRKVELTKAGTYLKYEITRHLKDLDHIINHAKLLHKGIHGNLNLGYVGSAMQQLIPELLLKFKKEHPSIIFNLREMDNRKQISKLLSKEIDIGFVRLDRAPKNLEGIPILKENFCLVLPKNHPINAVNFKNISQLKEDSFIMFDPSYNPSYYERVMKIFNDSGFTPIISHNTIHASSIYRLVENNLGISIVPKSLLVGYNMDIKFIELKNVPHQTILSIVWSKENRNPTLISFLNTIVKNKQT, via the coding sequence ATGATACCCATAAGTTATCAATTAGAATTAAGACATCTTAAATATTTTTTAGCAGTTGCAGAAAGTTTACATTACAGAAAAGCTGCCGAAACCCTCTATATATCGCAACCAGGGTTAAGCAGACAAATTAAACAATTAGAAGACAATTTAGGCATACAACTTTTCGAGCGCCACAACAGAAAAGTAGAATTAACCAAAGCTGGAACATACCTCAAATACGAAATTACACGTCACTTAAAAGACTTAGATCATATCATCAATCACGCCAAACTACTTCACAAAGGCATCCATGGCAATTTAAACTTAGGCTATGTAGGTTCTGCCATGCAACAGTTAATTCCTGAGCTACTTTTAAAATTTAAAAAAGAGCATCCTTCCATCATTTTTAACTTAAGAGAAATGGACAATCGCAAACAGATCAGCAAACTACTATCCAAAGAAATTGATATTGGCTTCGTACGATTAGATCGAGCCCCTAAAAACTTAGAAGGAATTCCTATTTTAAAAGAAAACTTTTGCTTAGTACTTCCTAAAAATCATCCTATAAATGCAGTTAACTTTAAAAACATTAGCCAACTAAAGGAAGATTCATTTATCATGTTCGATCCTTCTTACAACCCCTCTTATTATGAAAGAGTTATGAAAATATTTAATGATAGCGGATTCACTCCTATTATTTCTCATAACACAATACACGCTAGCTCAATATATAGACTAGTAGAAAATAACTTAGGAATTTCCATAGTTCCTAAATCTCTATTGGTTGGCTATAATATGGACATTAAGTTTATTGAGCTCAAAAATGTTCCACACCAAACTATACTATCTATCGTATGGAGTAAAGAAAACAGAAACCCTACTCTCATTTCCTTTTTAAACACTATAGTAAAAAACAAACAAACTTAA
- the hutH gene encoding histidine ammonia-lyase gives MFKYGIEQLTVDRVIALSEGSLKGVLVSEAIINIEKCRGKVVSMANGDKAVYGINTGFGPLCDVQITPEETSKLQENLLITHAVGVGMPIDKRLSKIMMICKVHALCQGFSGVRLELIQRILYFIENDILPVVPEQGSVGASGDLAPLSHLFLPLLGEGEFWVGDKVVKAQEVLEEHGLAPLQLEAKEGLGLINGTQFILAHAIVGLKKMEYLLGLADLSGAMSLEGFQGSVSPFKEALHRIRPFKGNLKVAERMRMLLEGSQNVENHAGCDRVQDPYSMRCIPQVHGASRNAYYHLKELAEIEMNAVTDNPIVLSETEAISGGNFHGQPLAMALDYGAIAASELGNIADRRCYLLLEGKYGLPRLLTEAGGLNSGFMIPQYTTAALVTENKSLCFPPSADSVPTSLGQEDHVSMGSISGRKFNQILGNVEKILAIELMYAAQAMEFRRPNTFSEIIEDNFKIIRAKVAKLEEDRVLKDDINQLVEMVKEQVFIVNK, from the coding sequence ATGTTTAAATACGGAATAGAGCAATTAACTGTAGATAGGGTAATAGCACTTTCAGAAGGAAGTTTGAAAGGGGTATTAGTAAGTGAAGCTATTATTAATATAGAAAAATGCAGAGGAAAGGTAGTTAGCATGGCTAATGGAGATAAGGCTGTTTATGGAATTAATACTGGTTTCGGGCCTTTATGTGATGTACAGATAACTCCTGAGGAGACAAGTAAATTACAGGAAAATTTACTAATTACGCATGCTGTAGGAGTAGGGATGCCTATTGATAAGCGATTATCTAAAATAATGATGATTTGTAAAGTTCACGCTCTTTGTCAAGGGTTTTCAGGAGTTCGTTTAGAGTTGATACAGCGTATTTTGTATTTTATTGAGAATGATATATTACCTGTTGTGCCAGAGCAAGGTTCAGTGGGGGCTTCGGGAGATTTAGCTCCTTTGTCTCATTTATTTTTACCTCTTTTAGGAGAAGGAGAATTTTGGGTGGGAGATAAGGTAGTAAAGGCGCAAGAAGTTTTAGAAGAACATGGCTTAGCTCCACTTCAACTAGAAGCAAAAGAAGGTTTAGGGTTGATAAATGGAACTCAATTCATTTTAGCACACGCAATTGTAGGCTTGAAAAAAATGGAGTATTTGTTAGGTTTAGCAGACCTTTCAGGGGCAATGAGTTTGGAAGGTTTCCAAGGGAGCGTTTCTCCTTTTAAAGAAGCATTGCATCGCATACGCCCATTTAAAGGAAATTTAAAAGTAGCTGAAAGAATGCGTATGCTATTGGAAGGCTCTCAAAATGTTGAGAATCATGCTGGCTGCGATCGTGTTCAAGATCCGTATTCGATGCGATGTATTCCACAGGTGCACGGAGCTTCTAGGAATGCGTATTATCATTTAAAAGAATTGGCAGAAATAGAGATGAATGCAGTAACGGATAATCCAATTGTATTGAGTGAAACAGAAGCTATTTCTGGAGGTAATTTCCATGGACAACCTTTAGCAATGGCTTTGGATTACGGAGCAATAGCGGCTTCTGAATTAGGAAATATAGCGGACAGACGTTGCTATTTACTGTTAGAGGGAAAATATGGATTGCCTCGTTTACTAACAGAAGCAGGAGGTTTAAACTCTGGGTTTATGATACCTCAATATACTACGGCAGCTTTAGTTACAGAAAACAAGTCTTTGTGTTTTCCTCCTTCGGCAGATAGTGTTCCTACATCATTAGGACAAGAGGATCATGTGTCTATGGGAAGTATTTCAGGGCGTAAATTCAATCAAATTTTAGGGAATGTGGAAAAAATATTAGCTATAGAATTGATGTATGCTGCTCAAGCAATGGAGTTTAGGAGACCTAATACTTTTTCTGAGATAATAGAAGATAATTTTAAAATTATTAGAGCTAAAGTAGCTAAGTTAGAGGAGGATAGAGTTTTGAAAGACGATATCAATCAGCTAGTAGAAATGGTAAAAGAGCAAGTTTTTATTGTGAATAAATAA